A genomic segment from Spinacia oleracea cultivar Varoflay chromosome 3, BTI_SOV_V1, whole genome shotgun sequence encodes:
- the LOC130469615 gene encoding glucose-1-phosphate adenylyltransferase large subunit 1 isoform X2 yields MAFEVGGARNKNIKNVLILYGDQLYTMDYMDLVQSHIDRNSDITVSCVPVGESKWTPKSLDYLKKMHQVTLTLHPWEFRCLR; encoded by the exons ATGGCTTTTGAGGTAGGG GGTGCGAGGAATAAGAATATCAAGAATGTTCTGATATTGTATGGTGATCAGCTCTACACGATGGACTATATGGATCTTGTGCAG AGTCACATTGACAGAAACTCCGACATCACAGTTTCTTGTGTTCCTGTGGGTGAGAG CAAGTGGACACCCAAATCCTTGGATTATCTCAAAAAGATGCATCAAGTAACCCTTACATTGCATCCATGGGAGTTTAGGTGTTTAAGATAG
- the LOC130469615 gene encoding glucose-1-phosphate adenylyltransferase large subunit 1 isoform X1, translating to MAFEVGGARNKNIKNVLILYGDQLYTMDYMDLVQSHIDRNSDITVSCVPVGESFVKNPRGDDLESMQVDTQILGLSQKDASSNPYIASMGV from the exons ATGGCTTTTGAGGTAGGG GGTGCGAGGAATAAGAATATCAAGAATGTTCTGATATTGTATGGTGATCAGCTCTACACGATGGACTATATGGATCTTGTGCAG AGTCACATTGACAGAAACTCCGACATCACAGTTTCTTGTGTTCCTGTGGGTGAGAG TTTTGTGAAAAACCCCAGGGGGGATGACTTGGAATCTATG CAAGTGGACACCCAAATCCTTGGATTATCTCAAAAAGATGCATCAAGTAACCCTTACATTGCATCCATGGGAGTTTAG
- the LOC110804517 gene encoding filament-like plant protein 7 isoform X1, whose product MKNIIRKIRRANQMTDHKPWIWKKKPSEKTIMAIQKAEIASKENEEKVHVLLAEKSKLERDLKDLGEKLSSSLAECSAKDDLANKHSKSAKEALAGWEKEAAKALSLQEELDEALKERDISEERTRHLDGALKECMQQLRFVREEKEQRIHDVMLKASEELEQTRKFLEEKLEESGEMIAKLTAENSQLCEVIMLKDQLIEELNQEKAKAKADINDLFERLEHLQKDNSSLLYEVRILEKEVDIRNEEKEFNRRTDDATHKQHLENVKKIAKLESECQRLRLLVRKRLPGPAALAKMKSEVDMLGRDSRKKSNLSNASSMQLDYGIDSYPDSPEKKTNHLSEKIRALEEENNSVRETLEKKMNELQMSRNMYIQVASKLSRLEAQVDESHKNELIRDARSSIISSNDFSDIGSDNDKVSCNGSWASKSVGVPDINHLMDDFAEMEKLALVCVENPINENALENESKEISKWISKLIEIIQGINFPSEDSDASQTQTDNVKNECCYTVRVFQWRTSELASILQNFLRICHDLMNGKAGFEAFTQEMTCVLEWILNHCDETRSESETEYKNESCFNVSEEGRKVQDSAKYELECESLRNELQNMETTVANLRSEMEALKHDKDMIEEQFETQKMTNEDLNSQLLAANSRMDEAHKKISTIQEEMVNKVNHCEELEAKCRDLQVELERVQTVDTMDHTSLDEKKHRNEWEISAASEKLAECQETILHLGKQLQAMASTRDAVVSDKFISTPTKTAPASAATSTPSRENKPTCQRSSLMDQLQTEDIDETDRRLESPKTKEVISTNNNNNFGSHNTTGNNNVAKMNDDIDLGSFAIIPYQKQQATSGGLFKKLLRRKRRSNSSSKKMPLSFAV is encoded by the exons ATGAAGaatattatacgga AAATCAGAAGAGCTAACCAGATGACAGATCACAAGCCATGGATATGGAAGAAGAAACCCTCGGAGAAAACCATCATGGCAATTCAGAAAGCGGAAATTGCTTCAAAAGAAAATGAGGAAAAG GTGCATGTGCTTCTTGCCGAAAAGTCAAAACTCGAAAGAGACCTTAAAGACTTGGGAGAGAAACTCTCTTCTTCCCTTGCAGAGTGTAGTGCCAAAGATGATCTTGCGAATAAACACTCAAAATCAGCAAAAGAAGCTCTTGCAG GATGGGAGAAAGAAGCAGCGAAAGCATTGTCGCTGCAGGAAGAACTGGATGAAGCTTTGAAGGAGAGAGACATCAGTGAAGAAAGGACACGACATTTGGATGGTGCGCTGAAGGAGTGTATGCAGCAGTTGCGTTTCGTTCGGGAAGAAAAGGAGCAGAGGATTCACGACGTTATGCTGAAGGCATCTGAGGAACTCGAGCAGACAAGAAAGTTCCTAGAAGAGAAATTAGAAGAATCAGGCGAAATGATAGCAAAATTGACTGCAGAAAATTCTCAACTTTGCGAGGTGATTATGCTGAAGGATCAGCTAATCGAGGAACTGAATCAAGAAAAAGCCAAGGCAAAAGCTGACATAAATGACCTATTTGAAAGACTGGAACACCTGCAGAAAGACAACAGTTCGTTGTTATATGAAGTCCGAATACTTGAGAAGGAAGTTGATATTCGGAATGAGGAGAAAGAGTTTAATCGCCGAACAGACGATGCAACTCATAAACAACATTTGGAAAATGTTAAGAAAATTGCTAAGCTAGAATCCGAGTGTCAGAGACTCCGCCTCCTGGTAAGAAAGAGGTTACCCGGTCCTGCAGCTCTGGCGAAAATGAAGAGTGAAGTAGACATGTTGGGAAGAGATTCGAGGAAAAAGTCCAACTTAAGTAATGCCAGTAGCATGCAGTTGGACTATGGAATAGACAGTTACCCTGATTCCCCTGAAAAAAAGACGAATCATCTGAGCGAGAAAATCCGTGCGTTGGAGGAAGAAAACAACTCTGTGAGGGAAACCCTTGAGAAGAAAATGAATGAGCTTCAAATGTCCAGAAACATGTATATTCAGGTAGCTTCTAAGTTGTCAAGATTAGAAGCACAGGTTGATGAATCCCATAAAAATGAGTTGATTAGAGATGCAAGGAGTAGCATTATATCATCAAATGATTTTTCAGATATTGGCAGTGATAATGATAAGGTTAGCTGCAATGGTTCTTGGGCATCTAAATCTGTTGGAGTTCCAGACATTAACCATCTCATGGATGATTTCGCGGAGATGGAGAAGTTGGCTTTAGTTTGTGTTGAAAACCCCATTAATGAAAATGCTTTAGAAAATGAAAGCAAGGAAATCAGCAAATGGATTTCGAAGTTGATTGAAATTATTCAAGGGATTAATTTCCCATCTGAAGACTCAGATGCTTCACAAACACAAACAGATAACGTAAAGAACGAGTGTTGTTACACGGTTCGTGTTTTTCAGTGGAGAACATCTGAGTTAGCTTCTATATTGCAGAACTTCCTTCGAATTTGTCATGATTTGATGAATGGGAAAGCTGGGTTTGAAGCATTTACTCAAGAAATGACTTGTGTCTTGGAATGGATATTGAACCATTGTGATGAAACCAGAAGTGAAAGTGAAACAGAATACAAAAATGAATCTTGTTTTAATGTGAGTGAAGAAGGAAGGAAAGTGCAAGATTCTGCAAAATACGAGCTTGAGTGCGAATCGTTGAGAAATGAACTTCAGAATATGGAAACTACTGTCGCGAATTTGCGATCAGAAATGGAGGCATTGAAGCACGATAAGGATATGATCGAGGAACAGTTTGAAACTCAGAAGATGACAAATGAAGATCTTAATTCTCAGCTTTTGGCTGCCAATTCTAGAATGGATGAAGCCCACAAAAAGATTTCAACTATACAAGAAGAGATGGTGAATAAGGTGAACCATTGTGAAGAGTTGGAGGCGAAATGCCGTGATTTGCAGGTCGAACTAGAGAG GGTGCAAACGGTGGATACCATGGATCATACCAGTCTAGACGAAAAGAAGCATCGAAAT GAATGGGAGATATCAGCAGCTTCAGAGAAGTTAGCAGAGTGCCAAGAAACCATTTTACATTTAGGGAAGCAATTGCAAGCGATGGCCTCAACACGGGACGCCGTAGTTTCTGATAAATTCATCTCCACTCCAACTAAGACTGCCCCTGCCTCTGCTGCTACCTCAACCCCGTCAAGGGAAAATAAGCCAACTTGCCAAAGGTCCTCTCTGATGGACCAGTTGCAAACAGAGGATATTGATGAAACTGATCGACGACTTGAATCCCCGAAAACCAAGGAAGTTATAAGtaccaacaataataataacttcGGTTCACATAATACAACAGGTAACAACAATGTTGCGAAGATGAACGATGATATCGATTTGGGTTCTTTCGCTATTATACCGTATCAGAAACAACAGGCTACTTCAGGTGGACTTTTTAAGAAGCTTTTGAGGAGGAAAAGGAGGAGTAATAGTAGTAGTAAGAAGATGCCACTTTCATTTGCTGTTTGA
- the LOC110804517 gene encoding filament-like plant protein 7 isoform X3, whose product MTDHKPWIWKKKPSEKTIMAIQKAEIASKENEEKVHVLLAEKSKLERDLKDLGEKLSSSLAECSAKDDLANKHSKSAKEALAGWEKEAAKALSLQEELDEALKERDISEERTRHLDGALKECMQQLRFVREEKEQRIHDVMLKASEELEQTRKFLEEKLEESGEMIAKLTAENSQLCEVIMLKDQLIEELNQEKAKAKADINDLFERLEHLQKDNSSLLYEVRILEKEVDIRNEEKEFNRRTDDATHKQHLENVKKIAKLESECQRLRLLVRKRLPGPAALAKMKSEVDMLGRDSRKKSNLSNASSMQLDYGIDSYPDSPEKKTNHLSEKIRALEEENNSVRETLEKKMNELQMSRNMYIQVASKLSRLEAQVDESHKNELIRDARSSIISSNDFSDIGSDNDKVSCNGSWASKSVGVPDINHLMDDFAEMEKLALVCVENPINENALENESKEISKWISKLIEIIQGINFPSEDSDASQTQTDNVKNECCYTVRVFQWRTSELASILQNFLRICHDLMNGKAGFEAFTQEMTCVLEWILNHCDETRSESETEYKNESCFNVSEEGRKVQDSAKYELECESLRNELQNMETTVANLRSEMEALKHDKDMIEEQFETQKMTNEDLNSQLLAANSRMDEAHKKISTIQEEMVNKVNHCEELEAKCRDLQVELERVQTVDTMDHTSLDEKKHRNEWEISAASEKLAECQETILHLGKQLQAMASTRDAVVSDKFISTPTKTAPASAATSTPSRENKPTCQRSSLMDQLQTEDIDETDRRLESPKTKEVISTNNNNNFGSHNTTGNNNVAKMNDDIDLGSFAIIPYQKQQATSGGLFKKLLRRKRRSNSSSKKMPLSFAV is encoded by the exons ATGACAGATCACAAGCCATGGATATGGAAGAAGAAACCCTCGGAGAAAACCATCATGGCAATTCAGAAAGCGGAAATTGCTTCAAAAGAAAATGAGGAAAAG GTGCATGTGCTTCTTGCCGAAAAGTCAAAACTCGAAAGAGACCTTAAAGACTTGGGAGAGAAACTCTCTTCTTCCCTTGCAGAGTGTAGTGCCAAAGATGATCTTGCGAATAAACACTCAAAATCAGCAAAAGAAGCTCTTGCAG GATGGGAGAAAGAAGCAGCGAAAGCATTGTCGCTGCAGGAAGAACTGGATGAAGCTTTGAAGGAGAGAGACATCAGTGAAGAAAGGACACGACATTTGGATGGTGCGCTGAAGGAGTGTATGCAGCAGTTGCGTTTCGTTCGGGAAGAAAAGGAGCAGAGGATTCACGACGTTATGCTGAAGGCATCTGAGGAACTCGAGCAGACAAGAAAGTTCCTAGAAGAGAAATTAGAAGAATCAGGCGAAATGATAGCAAAATTGACTGCAGAAAATTCTCAACTTTGCGAGGTGATTATGCTGAAGGATCAGCTAATCGAGGAACTGAATCAAGAAAAAGCCAAGGCAAAAGCTGACATAAATGACCTATTTGAAAGACTGGAACACCTGCAGAAAGACAACAGTTCGTTGTTATATGAAGTCCGAATACTTGAGAAGGAAGTTGATATTCGGAATGAGGAGAAAGAGTTTAATCGCCGAACAGACGATGCAACTCATAAACAACATTTGGAAAATGTTAAGAAAATTGCTAAGCTAGAATCCGAGTGTCAGAGACTCCGCCTCCTGGTAAGAAAGAGGTTACCCGGTCCTGCAGCTCTGGCGAAAATGAAGAGTGAAGTAGACATGTTGGGAAGAGATTCGAGGAAAAAGTCCAACTTAAGTAATGCCAGTAGCATGCAGTTGGACTATGGAATAGACAGTTACCCTGATTCCCCTGAAAAAAAGACGAATCATCTGAGCGAGAAAATCCGTGCGTTGGAGGAAGAAAACAACTCTGTGAGGGAAACCCTTGAGAAGAAAATGAATGAGCTTCAAATGTCCAGAAACATGTATATTCAGGTAGCTTCTAAGTTGTCAAGATTAGAAGCACAGGTTGATGAATCCCATAAAAATGAGTTGATTAGAGATGCAAGGAGTAGCATTATATCATCAAATGATTTTTCAGATATTGGCAGTGATAATGATAAGGTTAGCTGCAATGGTTCTTGGGCATCTAAATCTGTTGGAGTTCCAGACATTAACCATCTCATGGATGATTTCGCGGAGATGGAGAAGTTGGCTTTAGTTTGTGTTGAAAACCCCATTAATGAAAATGCTTTAGAAAATGAAAGCAAGGAAATCAGCAAATGGATTTCGAAGTTGATTGAAATTATTCAAGGGATTAATTTCCCATCTGAAGACTCAGATGCTTCACAAACACAAACAGATAACGTAAAGAACGAGTGTTGTTACACGGTTCGTGTTTTTCAGTGGAGAACATCTGAGTTAGCTTCTATATTGCAGAACTTCCTTCGAATTTGTCATGATTTGATGAATGGGAAAGCTGGGTTTGAAGCATTTACTCAAGAAATGACTTGTGTCTTGGAATGGATATTGAACCATTGTGATGAAACCAGAAGTGAAAGTGAAACAGAATACAAAAATGAATCTTGTTTTAATGTGAGTGAAGAAGGAAGGAAAGTGCAAGATTCTGCAAAATACGAGCTTGAGTGCGAATCGTTGAGAAATGAACTTCAGAATATGGAAACTACTGTCGCGAATTTGCGATCAGAAATGGAGGCATTGAAGCACGATAAGGATATGATCGAGGAACAGTTTGAAACTCAGAAGATGACAAATGAAGATCTTAATTCTCAGCTTTTGGCTGCCAATTCTAGAATGGATGAAGCCCACAAAAAGATTTCAACTATACAAGAAGAGATGGTGAATAAGGTGAACCATTGTGAAGAGTTGGAGGCGAAATGCCGTGATTTGCAGGTCGAACTAGAGAG GGTGCAAACGGTGGATACCATGGATCATACCAGTCTAGACGAAAAGAAGCATCGAAAT GAATGGGAGATATCAGCAGCTTCAGAGAAGTTAGCAGAGTGCCAAGAAACCATTTTACATTTAGGGAAGCAATTGCAAGCGATGGCCTCAACACGGGACGCCGTAGTTTCTGATAAATTCATCTCCACTCCAACTAAGACTGCCCCTGCCTCTGCTGCTACCTCAACCCCGTCAAGGGAAAATAAGCCAACTTGCCAAAGGTCCTCTCTGATGGACCAGTTGCAAACAGAGGATATTGATGAAACTGATCGACGACTTGAATCCCCGAAAACCAAGGAAGTTATAAGtaccaacaataataataacttcGGTTCACATAATACAACAGGTAACAACAATGTTGCGAAGATGAACGATGATATCGATTTGGGTTCTTTCGCTATTATACCGTATCAGAAACAACAGGCTACTTCAGGTGGACTTTTTAAGAAGCTTTTGAGGAGGAAAAGGAGGAGTAATAGTAGTAGTAAGAAGATGCCACTTTCATTTGCTGTTTGA
- the LOC110804517 gene encoding filament-like plant protein 7 isoform X2: MEWKIRRANQMTDHKPWIWKKKPSEKTIMAIQKAEIASKENEEKVHVLLAEKSKLERDLKDLGEKLSSSLAECSAKDDLANKHSKSAKEALAGWEKEAAKALSLQEELDEALKERDISEERTRHLDGALKECMQQLRFVREEKEQRIHDVMLKASEELEQTRKFLEEKLEESGEMIAKLTAENSQLCEVIMLKDQLIEELNQEKAKAKADINDLFERLEHLQKDNSSLLYEVRILEKEVDIRNEEKEFNRRTDDATHKQHLENVKKIAKLESECQRLRLLVRKRLPGPAALAKMKSEVDMLGRDSRKKSNLSNASSMQLDYGIDSYPDSPEKKTNHLSEKIRALEEENNSVRETLEKKMNELQMSRNMYIQVASKLSRLEAQVDESHKNELIRDARSSIISSNDFSDIGSDNDKVSCNGSWASKSVGVPDINHLMDDFAEMEKLALVCVENPINENALENESKEISKWISKLIEIIQGINFPSEDSDASQTQTDNVKNECCYTVRVFQWRTSELASILQNFLRICHDLMNGKAGFEAFTQEMTCVLEWILNHCDETRSESETEYKNESCFNVSEEGRKVQDSAKYELECESLRNELQNMETTVANLRSEMEALKHDKDMIEEQFETQKMTNEDLNSQLLAANSRMDEAHKKISTIQEEMVNKVNHCEELEAKCRDLQVELERVQTVDTMDHTSLDEKKHRNEWEISAASEKLAECQETILHLGKQLQAMASTRDAVVSDKFISTPTKTAPASAATSTPSRENKPTCQRSSLMDQLQTEDIDETDRRLESPKTKEVISTNNNNNFGSHNTTGNNNVAKMNDDIDLGSFAIIPYQKQQATSGGLFKKLLRRKRRSNSSSKKMPLSFAV, translated from the exons ATGGAGTGGA AAATCAGAAGAGCTAACCAGATGACAGATCACAAGCCATGGATATGGAAGAAGAAACCCTCGGAGAAAACCATCATGGCAATTCAGAAAGCGGAAATTGCTTCAAAAGAAAATGAGGAAAAG GTGCATGTGCTTCTTGCCGAAAAGTCAAAACTCGAAAGAGACCTTAAAGACTTGGGAGAGAAACTCTCTTCTTCCCTTGCAGAGTGTAGTGCCAAAGATGATCTTGCGAATAAACACTCAAAATCAGCAAAAGAAGCTCTTGCAG GATGGGAGAAAGAAGCAGCGAAAGCATTGTCGCTGCAGGAAGAACTGGATGAAGCTTTGAAGGAGAGAGACATCAGTGAAGAAAGGACACGACATTTGGATGGTGCGCTGAAGGAGTGTATGCAGCAGTTGCGTTTCGTTCGGGAAGAAAAGGAGCAGAGGATTCACGACGTTATGCTGAAGGCATCTGAGGAACTCGAGCAGACAAGAAAGTTCCTAGAAGAGAAATTAGAAGAATCAGGCGAAATGATAGCAAAATTGACTGCAGAAAATTCTCAACTTTGCGAGGTGATTATGCTGAAGGATCAGCTAATCGAGGAACTGAATCAAGAAAAAGCCAAGGCAAAAGCTGACATAAATGACCTATTTGAAAGACTGGAACACCTGCAGAAAGACAACAGTTCGTTGTTATATGAAGTCCGAATACTTGAGAAGGAAGTTGATATTCGGAATGAGGAGAAAGAGTTTAATCGCCGAACAGACGATGCAACTCATAAACAACATTTGGAAAATGTTAAGAAAATTGCTAAGCTAGAATCCGAGTGTCAGAGACTCCGCCTCCTGGTAAGAAAGAGGTTACCCGGTCCTGCAGCTCTGGCGAAAATGAAGAGTGAAGTAGACATGTTGGGAAGAGATTCGAGGAAAAAGTCCAACTTAAGTAATGCCAGTAGCATGCAGTTGGACTATGGAATAGACAGTTACCCTGATTCCCCTGAAAAAAAGACGAATCATCTGAGCGAGAAAATCCGTGCGTTGGAGGAAGAAAACAACTCTGTGAGGGAAACCCTTGAGAAGAAAATGAATGAGCTTCAAATGTCCAGAAACATGTATATTCAGGTAGCTTCTAAGTTGTCAAGATTAGAAGCACAGGTTGATGAATCCCATAAAAATGAGTTGATTAGAGATGCAAGGAGTAGCATTATATCATCAAATGATTTTTCAGATATTGGCAGTGATAATGATAAGGTTAGCTGCAATGGTTCTTGGGCATCTAAATCTGTTGGAGTTCCAGACATTAACCATCTCATGGATGATTTCGCGGAGATGGAGAAGTTGGCTTTAGTTTGTGTTGAAAACCCCATTAATGAAAATGCTTTAGAAAATGAAAGCAAGGAAATCAGCAAATGGATTTCGAAGTTGATTGAAATTATTCAAGGGATTAATTTCCCATCTGAAGACTCAGATGCTTCACAAACACAAACAGATAACGTAAAGAACGAGTGTTGTTACACGGTTCGTGTTTTTCAGTGGAGAACATCTGAGTTAGCTTCTATATTGCAGAACTTCCTTCGAATTTGTCATGATTTGATGAATGGGAAAGCTGGGTTTGAAGCATTTACTCAAGAAATGACTTGTGTCTTGGAATGGATATTGAACCATTGTGATGAAACCAGAAGTGAAAGTGAAACAGAATACAAAAATGAATCTTGTTTTAATGTGAGTGAAGAAGGAAGGAAAGTGCAAGATTCTGCAAAATACGAGCTTGAGTGCGAATCGTTGAGAAATGAACTTCAGAATATGGAAACTACTGTCGCGAATTTGCGATCAGAAATGGAGGCATTGAAGCACGATAAGGATATGATCGAGGAACAGTTTGAAACTCAGAAGATGACAAATGAAGATCTTAATTCTCAGCTTTTGGCTGCCAATTCTAGAATGGATGAAGCCCACAAAAAGATTTCAACTATACAAGAAGAGATGGTGAATAAGGTGAACCATTGTGAAGAGTTGGAGGCGAAATGCCGTGATTTGCAGGTCGAACTAGAGAG GGTGCAAACGGTGGATACCATGGATCATACCAGTCTAGACGAAAAGAAGCATCGAAAT GAATGGGAGATATCAGCAGCTTCAGAGAAGTTAGCAGAGTGCCAAGAAACCATTTTACATTTAGGGAAGCAATTGCAAGCGATGGCCTCAACACGGGACGCCGTAGTTTCTGATAAATTCATCTCCACTCCAACTAAGACTGCCCCTGCCTCTGCTGCTACCTCAACCCCGTCAAGGGAAAATAAGCCAACTTGCCAAAGGTCCTCTCTGATGGACCAGTTGCAAACAGAGGATATTGATGAAACTGATCGACGACTTGAATCCCCGAAAACCAAGGAAGTTATAAGtaccaacaataataataacttcGGTTCACATAATACAACAGGTAACAACAATGTTGCGAAGATGAACGATGATATCGATTTGGGTTCTTTCGCTATTATACCGTATCAGAAACAACAGGCTACTTCAGGTGGACTTTTTAAGAAGCTTTTGAGGAGGAAAAGGAGGAGTAATAGTAGTAGTAAGAAGATGCCACTTTCATTTGCTGTTTGA